The Vibrio chagasii genome includes a region encoding these proteins:
- the hemW gene encoding radical SAM family heme chaperone HemW, translating into MHNTALVPPALSLYVHIPWCVQKCPYCDFNSHALKAEIPEKEYIDALLEDLDTDIEKYQLNGAPRPLHSIFIGGGTPSLFSPEGIGRLLQGIEQRTPFKPEIEITMEANPGTIEAERFAGYQKAGITRISVGVQSFEQEKLERLGRIHGQDEAVNAAHLAHKIGLNSFNLDLMHGLPDQSIDQALADLDKAIELDPPHLSWYQLTIEPNTMFYYKTPALPDDDDLWNIFELGHKKLADAGYVQYEISGYSKPGYQCQHNLNYWRFGDYLGIGCGSHGKLSFADGRIIRTTKVKHPRGYLAAYQNMVKPYISDEFEVANEDRPFEFFMNRFRLMEACPKQDFIDTTGLGLDAVQPTIEWAKELGYLNETDTHWQITEKGKLFLNDLLEAFMAEEDE; encoded by the coding sequence ATGCACAACACAGCACTCGTTCCACCAGCTCTTAGCCTTTATGTACACATCCCGTGGTGTGTGCAAAAGTGTCCATATTGTGATTTCAACTCACACGCTCTGAAAGCCGAAATCCCTGAAAAAGAGTACATCGATGCGCTACTTGAGGATCTCGATACTGATATCGAGAAGTACCAACTCAATGGTGCACCTCGTCCTCTGCATTCGATCTTTATTGGAGGGGGAACTCCAAGCCTGTTCTCTCCAGAAGGTATCGGTCGACTGCTTCAAGGTATTGAGCAACGCACCCCATTCAAACCTGAAATTGAAATCACCATGGAAGCCAACCCGGGCACCATTGAAGCTGAGCGTTTCGCTGGTTACCAAAAAGCAGGGATTACTCGTATCTCGGTTGGTGTACAAAGCTTTGAGCAAGAAAAGCTAGAAAGACTGGGCCGTATCCATGGTCAAGATGAAGCGGTCAACGCTGCTCACCTTGCACATAAAATCGGTCTAAACAGCTTTAACCTCGATCTTATGCATGGCTTGCCGGATCAAAGTATCGATCAAGCATTGGCTGATCTAGACAAAGCCATCGAGTTAGATCCCCCGCATTTATCTTGGTACCAGCTAACAATAGAACCTAACACCATGTTCTATTACAAAACGCCAGCTCTACCTGATGACGATGATCTCTGGAATATCTTCGAATTAGGCCACAAAAAGCTCGCTGATGCAGGGTATGTGCAATACGAAATCTCAGGCTACAGCAAGCCGGGCTACCAGTGTCAACACAACCTCAACTACTGGCGCTTCGGTGACTACTTGGGTATTGGCTGCGGCTCTCATGGCAAGCTGAGTTTTGCTGATGGACGAATCATTCGAACAACTAAGGTTAAACACCCTAGAGGCTATTTGGCGGCTTACCAGAATATGGTGAAGCCTTATATTTCGGATGAATTTGAAGTAGCAAACGAAGATCGCCCTTTCGAATTTTTCATGAACCGTTTCAGGCTGATGGAAGCATGCCCTAAGCAAGATTTCATTGATACGACAGGACTTGGTTTGGACGCTGTTCAGCCAACAATTGAGTGGGCAAAAGAGCTAGGTTATTTGAACGAAACTGATACTCACTGGCAAATCACAGAAAAAGGGAAACTTTTCCTCAACGATTTGCTGGAAGCCTTCATGGCCGAAGAAGACGAATAG
- the glsB gene encoding glutaminase B has product MKPTQAILAEILEEVRPLIGQGKVADYIPALARVSNQKLAIAVYTNEGEVIQAGDAEEAFSVQSISKALSLTLAMVLYKPEEIWQRVGKEPSGQAFNSMIQLEMEQGIPRNPFINAGAIVVADLLQSRLSAPRQRLLEFVRQLSGDTHIVYDKVVAASEMMHSDRNAAIAYLMRSFGNFENDVIPVLNNYFHACALKMTCVDLAKTFSYLANKGVSVQTKKEIITPVQTKQLNALLATCGLYDGAGEFAYRVGMPGKSGVGGGIIAIVPGEMTIAVWSPELDPSGNSLAGTKALELLSERIGRSIF; this is encoded by the coding sequence ATGAAACCAACTCAAGCTATTTTGGCCGAGATCTTAGAAGAAGTTCGCCCTTTAATTGGTCAGGGAAAGGTCGCTGATTATATTCCTGCATTAGCGCGTGTATCGAACCAGAAACTGGCGATTGCGGTATACACCAATGAAGGAGAAGTGATTCAAGCTGGTGATGCAGAGGAAGCCTTCTCTGTACAATCTATTTCTAAGGCTTTGAGTTTGACGTTAGCAATGGTGCTCTATAAGCCGGAAGAGATTTGGCAGCGTGTAGGTAAAGAACCTTCAGGGCAAGCTTTTAACTCGATGATCCAGCTTGAGATGGAGCAGGGTATCCCTCGAAACCCATTTATTAATGCTGGTGCGATTGTTGTCGCTGACCTATTACAAAGCCGCTTGTCAGCACCAAGACAGCGTTTATTGGAGTTTGTGCGTCAGTTATCGGGCGATACTCATATTGTGTACGACAAGGTTGTAGCGGCTTCAGAAATGATGCATAGCGACCGTAATGCCGCTATCGCGTACTTGATGCGTTCATTTGGTAATTTTGAGAACGATGTTATCCCTGTACTCAATAATTACTTCCATGCTTGTGCACTTAAGATGACTTGTGTGGATTTGGCGAAAACCTTTAGCTACTTAGCGAACAAAGGTGTGTCAGTACAGACTAAGAAAGAGATCATCACGCCGGTACAGACCAAGCAGCTGAATGCTTTGCTTGCAACTTGTGGTTTGTATGATGGCGCAGGTGAGTTTGCTTATCGCGTCGGCATGCCGGGCAAATCGGGAGTAGGTGGCGGGATTATCGCTATCGTTCCTGGTGAAATGACGATTGCTGTGTGGTCTCCAGAGCTGGATCCTTCTGGTAACTCACTGGCTGGCACTAAGGCTCTCGAGCTGCTTTCAGAACGTATTGGTCGTTCGATTTTTTAG
- the trmB gene encoding tRNA (guanosine(46)-N7)-methyltransferase TrmB, with protein sequence MSEVTTNEYTEDGKLVRKIRSFVRREGRLTKGQENAMNECWPTMGIDYNPELLNWKEVFGNDNPVVLEIGFGMGASLVEMAKNAPEKNFLGIEVHSPGVGACLGTARDAGVTNLRVMCHDAVEVFEHMIPDSSLHTLQLFFPDPWHKARHHKRRIVKAEFAEMVRAKLHLETGIFHMATDWENYAEHMIEVMNAAPGFENIAEDGDYIPRPDERPLTKFEARGHRLGHGVWDIKYKRTK encoded by the coding sequence ATGAGTGAAGTGACCACTAACGAATATACTGAAGACGGCAAACTGGTTCGTAAGATCCGTAGTTTTGTTCGCCGCGAAGGCCGCTTAACAAAAGGCCAAGAGAACGCGATGAATGAATGTTGGCCAACAATGGGTATCGACTACAACCCAGAGCTTCTTAACTGGAAAGAAGTATTTGGCAACGATAACCCAGTTGTACTAGAGATTGGCTTCGGTATGGGTGCATCACTGGTTGAAATGGCAAAGAACGCACCTGAGAAGAACTTCTTAGGTATTGAAGTTCACAGCCCAGGTGTTGGTGCTTGTTTGGGTACTGCGCGCGATGCTGGCGTAACTAACCTACGTGTAATGTGTCACGATGCTGTTGAAGTATTTGAACACATGATTCCAGATAGCAGCCTGCATACACTGCAACTGTTTTTCCCTGACCCATGGCACAAAGCTCGCCACCACAAGCGTCGTATCGTTAAAGCTGAATTCGCTGAAATGGTTCGCGCTAAACTACACCTTGAAACTGGTATTTTCCACATGGCAACTGACTGGGAAAACTACGCAGAGCACATGATTGAAGTAATGAATGCTGCACCAGGTTTCGAGAATATCGCTGAAGATGGTGATTACATTCCTCGCCCGGATGAGCGTCCACTGACTAAATTTGAAGCTCGTGGCCACCGTTTAGGTCATGGTGTTTGGGATATTAAGTACAAGCGTACTAAGTAA
- the mutY gene encoding A/G-specific adenine glycosylase, with product MTPFATAILKWYDAYGRKELPWQQNKTAYTVWLSEIMLQQTQVTTVIPYYQRFLERFPTVIDLANAEQDEVLHLWTGLGYYARARNLHKAAKIVVEQYGGEFPLSLEEMNALPGIGRSTAAAVLSSVYKLPHAILDGNVKRTLARSFAVEGWPGQKKVENQLWEHAEAHTPKQDVDKYNQAMMDMGAMVCTRSKPKCTLCPIESMCEAKKLDRQLDFPGKKPKKEKPVKETWFVILYHDNQVWLEQRPQSGIWGGLFCFPQNENAEIEHQLDLRSITNTDSIKTMIAFRHTFSHYHLDITPVLVKLDKQPDLIMEGTKGLWYNLSKPEEIGLAAPVKQLIESLPFELNDDV from the coding sequence GTGACTCCTTTCGCAACCGCCATATTAAAGTGGTATGACGCCTACGGGCGTAAAGAATTACCTTGGCAACAAAACAAAACCGCCTACACCGTTTGGCTATCTGAAATCATGCTTCAGCAGACTCAGGTCACCACGGTGATTCCATACTACCAACGCTTCTTGGAACGTTTTCCTACAGTTATCGATCTAGCAAACGCCGAGCAAGATGAAGTGCTCCATCTATGGACAGGGCTTGGTTACTACGCACGAGCTCGTAACCTACACAAAGCTGCCAAGATCGTCGTAGAGCAATATGGTGGGGAGTTTCCACTTTCTCTCGAAGAAATGAATGCGCTTCCAGGCATTGGTCGCTCAACAGCGGCAGCTGTTCTGTCCTCTGTTTACAAGCTCCCTCATGCGATCCTTGATGGTAACGTGAAGCGAACGCTTGCAAGAAGCTTTGCTGTCGAGGGTTGGCCTGGACAAAAGAAGGTTGAAAACCAACTCTGGGAACACGCAGAGGCACACACACCAAAGCAAGATGTCGATAAGTACAATCAAGCTATGATGGATATGGGAGCAATGGTTTGTACTCGTAGCAAGCCTAAATGTACTCTGTGCCCAATTGAAAGCATGTGTGAAGCTAAAAAACTCGATAGACAACTCGACTTCCCTGGCAAAAAGCCAAAGAAAGAGAAACCAGTAAAAGAGACATGGTTTGTAATCCTGTATCACGATAACCAAGTGTGGCTTGAGCAGCGCCCTCAATCAGGTATCTGGGGAGGCTTATTCTGTTTCCCTCAAAATGAGAACGCAGAAATCGAACACCAATTGGATCTTCGTTCAATCACAAACACAGATTCAATCAAGACCATGATTGCGTTTAGGCATACTTTCAGCCACTACCACTTAGATATCACACCAGTATTAGTAAAATTAGATAAACAACCAGATTTGATAATGGAAGGGACTAAAGGTCTCTGGTATAACTTATCAAAACCAGAAGAAATTGGCCTAGCCGCTCCTGTAAAGCAGCTTATTGAAAGCCTACCATTTGAACTGAATGACGACGTTTGA
- a CDS encoding oxidative damage protection protein, producing the protein MSRTVFCARLQKDAEGLEFQLYPGDLGKRIFDNISKEAWGQWQSKQTMLINEKKLNMMDPEHRKLLETEMVNFLFEGKDVVIDGYTPPSE; encoded by the coding sequence ATGAGCCGCACTGTATTTTGTGCTCGCCTCCAGAAAGACGCTGAAGGCTTAGAATTTCAACTTTACCCAGGTGACTTAGGTAAGCGTATCTTTGACAACATCTCTAAAGAAGCTTGGGGACAATGGCAAAGCAAACAAACCATGCTTATCAATGAAAAGAAGCTAAATATGATGGATCCTGAACATCGTAAACTTCTTGAAACTGAGATGGTTAACTTCCTTTTCGAAGGTAAAGATGTCGTAATTGATGGCTACACTCCACCAAGCGAATAA
- the mltC gene encoding membrane-bound lytic murein transglycosylase MltC yields MKKLSYFLTAMLLTGCSREFVESIYDVNYEPTNRFVNNLAELPGQFEKDTGALDALINSFSGNIQKRWGSNEIKMAGKSNYVKYIDNYLSRSEVNFSEGLITVETVSSTEPKKHLKNAIMTTLLTPDDPAHVDLFSSKSIKLEGKPFLYNQVVDQEKKPIQWTWRANKFADYLIANNLKTKEVDFKKAYYVEIPMVADHASQRSYQYADIVRRASKRYDIPEDLIYAIIKTESSFNPYAVSWANAYGLMQVVPKTAGRDVFKLVKNKPGEPTPEYLFNPENNIDAGTAYFYILKNRYLKDVRHPTTLEYSMISAYNGGTGGVLNTFSKDRKRAMRDLNSLQPSQAYWALTKKHPNKESRRYLEKVTKFKKDFNQGKT; encoded by the coding sequence ATGAAAAAGCTCAGTTACTTCCTAACCGCCATGCTACTTACTGGTTGCAGTCGTGAGTTCGTTGAGAGCATTTATGATGTGAATTACGAGCCAACCAACCGATTCGTAAATAACTTAGCGGAGTTACCCGGTCAATTTGAAAAAGATACAGGCGCATTAGACGCTTTGATCAATAGCTTTTCTGGCAATATCCAAAAGCGCTGGGGTAGCAACGAAATCAAGATGGCAGGTAAGAGTAACTATGTGAAATACATAGATAATTACTTGAGCCGATCAGAAGTAAACTTTAGCGAGGGCCTGATAACGGTAGAAACAGTTTCCTCAACAGAGCCTAAAAAACACCTCAAAAATGCAATTATGACAACGCTGCTTACGCCAGATGATCCAGCACATGTCGACCTATTCTCTTCAAAAAGTATCAAATTAGAAGGTAAACCTTTTCTCTATAACCAAGTTGTAGACCAAGAGAAAAAGCCTATCCAATGGACATGGCGCGCCAACAAATTTGCTGACTACCTGATTGCCAACAACCTCAAAACCAAAGAAGTCGACTTTAAAAAAGCCTATTACGTTGAAATCCCTATGGTGGCCGATCACGCAAGCCAGCGTAGTTACCAATATGCCGATATCGTTCGACGCGCATCTAAGCGCTATGACATCCCTGAAGACTTAATCTACGCAATCATCAAGACAGAAAGTAGCTTTAACCCATATGCGGTTAGCTGGGCGAATGCATACGGCTTGATGCAAGTTGTGCCGAAAACAGCAGGTCGAGATGTATTTAAACTGGTAAAAAACAAACCTGGGGAGCCCACTCCTGAGTACTTATTCAACCCAGAAAACAACATTGATGCCGGCACCGCGTACTTTTACATCCTTAAAAATCGCTATTTGAAAGATGTGCGACACCCCACAACATTGGAATACAGCATGATCTCTGCGTACAACGGTGGCACTGGCGGTGTACTCAATACCTTTAGCAAGGACAGAAAGCGAGCAATGCGTGACTTAAATTCACTGCAACCGAGTCAAGCTTACTGGGCACTTACTAAAAAACACCCGAACAAAGAGTCGCGCCGATACCTAGAAAAAGTAACAAAGTTCAAGAAAGATTTTAACCAAGGTAAAACGTAA
- a CDS encoding methyl-accepting chemotaxis protein: MKLKTQAYLLSGIILVALLALTATGLWTLRVASNMDNKARVTELFKSAYSILTEVEKMAIDGTLEEQQAKQLATRLLRNNIYKDNEYVYVADENMTFVATPLDPQLHGTSFNDFKDGDGNSVGQLIQRVLGNRTGQIVEYTWTQKQPDGTIEEKLSIAEKTPHWGWVVGTGIGFNEVNARFWSTAQWQLFLCVVIAGLILSSLIVSIKRMLALLGGEPKDVREAVQAVAEGRIQTSFETKAVDGSIYHAVQQMSKSLAELVSNLNASMLALRGELQRVEDRAGSIAQLTETQQQSTEMIATAMTEMASSANNVADSAGDTARNTDEADKQSQHTQRLIHNTVDNIQGLAGQLGTASEAVANLDNDVNNIVKVLDVIGDIAEQTNLLALNAAIEAARAGEQGRGFAVVADEVRNLAGRTQSSTKEIQLMINNLQDGSRNAIQTMEVCAATSQSTVTESQNASEALQQIVIALESISSMSHQIATAAAEQTQVSDDISKRINMIEESGNQLSNVVTESHNSTQTLASLSNELEAWVNRFEVKH, translated from the coding sequence ATGAAACTAAAAACGCAAGCTTACTTACTATCGGGCATCATTTTAGTCGCCCTACTAGCGTTGACCGCTACAGGTTTATGGACCTTAAGAGTCGCTAGCAACATGGATAACAAAGCTCGCGTGACTGAGCTATTTAAGAGTGCATACAGCATTCTTACTGAAGTTGAAAAGATGGCCATTGACGGCACGTTAGAGGAACAACAAGCAAAACAGTTGGCGACACGTCTGCTGCGTAACAATATTTATAAAGACAATGAATATGTCTACGTTGCCGATGAGAATATGACGTTTGTCGCTACTCCATTAGATCCTCAGTTACACGGAACTAGCTTTAATGACTTTAAAGATGGAGACGGTAATAGTGTTGGTCAATTAATCCAAAGAGTACTTGGTAACCGAACAGGTCAGATCGTTGAATACACCTGGACCCAAAAACAGCCAGATGGCACGATTGAAGAAAAACTATCTATTGCAGAGAAAACACCGCATTGGGGTTGGGTTGTAGGAACAGGTATAGGCTTCAATGAAGTTAACGCTCGTTTCTGGTCAACTGCTCAATGGCAGCTATTCCTATGTGTTGTTATTGCAGGTCTTATTCTTTCTAGCTTAATCGTGTCTATTAAACGAATGCTGGCACTACTTGGTGGCGAGCCTAAAGACGTGAGAGAAGCCGTACAAGCTGTAGCAGAAGGACGCATTCAGACCTCTTTCGAAACTAAAGCGGTCGATGGCAGTATCTATCATGCAGTACAACAAATGAGTAAATCGCTGGCTGAATTAGTATCTAACCTTAATGCTTCGATGTTGGCATTACGAGGAGAGCTGCAACGCGTAGAAGACCGCGCTGGTTCTATTGCTCAACTCACTGAGACACAACAGCAATCCACCGAAATGATCGCAACTGCGATGACAGAGATGGCATCTTCAGCTAATAACGTTGCTGATTCTGCGGGAGACACAGCGCGCAACACTGATGAAGCAGACAAACAGAGCCAGCATACTCAGCGCCTGATTCATAACACAGTAGACAATATCCAAGGCCTCGCAGGACAACTAGGAACAGCAAGCGAAGCTGTCGCTAACCTAGATAACGATGTAAACAACATTGTGAAAGTATTGGATGTGATTGGCGATATTGCAGAACAGACAAACCTATTGGCACTAAATGCAGCAATTGAGGCTGCTCGTGCAGGCGAGCAAGGTCGAGGATTTGCAGTGGTTGCTGATGAGGTGCGTAATCTTGCAGGCCGAACGCAATCAAGCACTAAAGAGATCCAGTTAATGATCAATAACCTTCAGGACGGCTCTCGCAACGCTATCCAAACCATGGAAGTGTGTGCAGCGACCAGCCAGAGCACAGTAACCGAGTCTCAAAATGCCTCAGAAGCGCTACAACAGATTGTTATTGCTCTTGAGTCAATCTCTTCAATGAGCCATCAAATCGCGACAGCAGCAGCTGAGCAAACTCAAGTGAGTGATGATATCTCGAAGCGCATCAACATGATTGAGGAAAGTGGTAATCAACTAAGCAATGTAGTGACCGAAAGTCATAACAGCACCCAAACCTTAGCCTCTCTATCTAATGAACTAGAAGCTTGGGTAAATAGGTTTGAAGTAAAACACTAA
- a CDS encoding DUF2391 family protein encodes MKLSFNFEDAGQIFVGSFALAVPISFSEEAWRLGETLPAENLLLLFMLSAVFLGFYTYESVFQKDVVARIPVFIFRIVIAYAMTAMVVALVLTCLDKLPLLTDPVVSIKRVIVISMPASMGAIVVDSFDKE; translated from the coding sequence ATGAAACTGAGTTTTAATTTTGAAGATGCAGGCCAGATCTTTGTTGGATCTTTTGCTCTGGCTGTTCCAATCTCTTTTTCTGAAGAAGCCTGGAGACTAGGAGAGACGTTGCCTGCCGAAAATTTATTGCTGTTGTTTATGTTATCCGCAGTCTTTCTTGGTTTTTATACTTATGAGAGCGTTTTCCAAAAAGATGTCGTTGCCCGAATTCCTGTGTTCATTTTTAGAATCGTTATCGCTTATGCCATGACGGCCATGGTCGTAGCATTAGTATTGACTTGTCTAGATAAACTTCCTTTATTGACTGACCCTGTAGTTTCAATCAAGAGAGTGATTGTTATTTCTATGCCAGCCTCTATGGGAGCGATTGTGGTGGATAGTTTTGATAAAGAGTAA